A part of Gossypium hirsutum isolate 1008001.06 chromosome A07, Gossypium_hirsutum_v2.1, whole genome shotgun sequence genomic DNA contains:
- the LOC107929843 gene encoding methylthioribose-1-phosphate isomerase isoform X1: MVVRGVPAIAIAAAFSLAVEVANFKDFNGTSEEAASFIELKLEYLVSSRPTAVNLSDAAKKLIEITSNVASTSTMPESVFQAYIEAAEIMLDDDVASNKAIGSYGSRFLWDQQKIVPRFSVLTHCNTGSLATAGYGTALGVIRALHAEGVLERAYCTETRPFNQGSRLTAFELVHDKIPATLIADSAAAALMKESRVSAVIVGADRVAANGDTAYKIGTYSLALCAMHHHIPFYVAAPLTSIDLYLSSGEEIVIEERSAKELLHSQGGLGEQVAASGILVWNPAFDVTPAYLITGIITEKGVITKNNDAFNIKDFVEKAAGKSTA; the protein is encoded by the exons ATGGTGGTTCGTGGGGTGCCTGCTATCGCCATTGCAGCAGCTTTTTCGCTTGCTGTAGAAGTGGCCAACTTTAAGGACTTTAATGGGACATCTGAGGAAGCTGCTTCTTTCATTGAATTGAAATTGGAATATCTTGTCTCAAG TCGACCAACAGCTGTGAATCTTTCTGATGCTGCTAAAAAGCTTATAGAAATTACATCAAATGTTGCTTCTACTAGTACAATGCCTGAGAGTGTTTTCCAG GCTTATATAGAGGCTGCTGAAATAATGCTTGATGATGATGTTGCTTCAAATAAAGCAATTGGGTCTTATGGGTCAAGATTTCTCTGGGACCAACAGAAAATTGTGCCGAGATTTTCCGTTTTGACGCACTGCAACACCGGAAG TCTTGCAACGGCTGGATACGGTACTGCCCTCGGTGTCATCCGTGCACTTCATGCTGAGGGAGTTCTGGAAAGAGCATATTGTACGGAAACCCGACCCTTCAATCAG GGATCCCGACTTACGGCTTTCGAGCTGGTACATGACAAAATACCCGCTACTCTGATAGCAGATTCTGCTGCTGCTGCATTAATGAAAGAAAGTCGTGTGAGTGCTGTTATTGTTGGAGCAGATCGTGTAGCAGCAAATG GTGATACTGCTTACAAAATTGGAACCTATAGCCTTGCCTTATGTGCAATGCATCATCACATCCCGTTTTATGTTGCTGCACCGCTTACTTCCATTGACTTATATCTTTCCTCCGGAGAAGAAATTGTCATCGAGGAAAGATCCGCAAAGGAGTTATTGCATTCACAGGGAGGACTTGGTGAGCAAGTTGCTGCATCAGGGATCTTGGTTTGGAACCCTGCTTTTGATGTAACCCCTGCCTATCTAATAACTGGTATCATAACAGAAAAG GGTGTCATTACTAAGAACAATGATGCTTTCAACATTAAAGATTTTGTGGAGAAGGCAGCCGGCAAGTCTACTGCGTGA
- the LOC107929843 gene encoding methylthioribose-1-phosphate isomerase isoform X2: protein MVVRGVPAIAIAAAFSLAVEVANFKDFNGTSEEAASFIELKLEYLVSSRPTAVNLSDAAKKLIEITSNVASTSTMPESVFQAYIEAAEIMLDDDVASNKAIGSYGSRFLWDQQKIVPRFSVLTHCNTGSLATAGYGTALGVIRALHAEGVLERAYCTETRPFNQGSRLTAFELVHDKIPATLIADSAAAALMKESRVSAVIVGADRVAANGDTAYKIGTYSLALCAMHHHIPFYVAAPLTSIDLYLSSGEEIVIEERSAKELLHSQGGLGEQVAASGILVWNPAFDVTPAYLITGCHY from the exons ATGGTGGTTCGTGGGGTGCCTGCTATCGCCATTGCAGCAGCTTTTTCGCTTGCTGTAGAAGTGGCCAACTTTAAGGACTTTAATGGGACATCTGAGGAAGCTGCTTCTTTCATTGAATTGAAATTGGAATATCTTGTCTCAAG TCGACCAACAGCTGTGAATCTTTCTGATGCTGCTAAAAAGCTTATAGAAATTACATCAAATGTTGCTTCTACTAGTACAATGCCTGAGAGTGTTTTCCAG GCTTATATAGAGGCTGCTGAAATAATGCTTGATGATGATGTTGCTTCAAATAAAGCAATTGGGTCTTATGGGTCAAGATTTCTCTGGGACCAACAGAAAATTGTGCCGAGATTTTCCGTTTTGACGCACTGCAACACCGGAAG TCTTGCAACGGCTGGATACGGTACTGCCCTCGGTGTCATCCGTGCACTTCATGCTGAGGGAGTTCTGGAAAGAGCATATTGTACGGAAACCCGACCCTTCAATCAG GGATCCCGACTTACGGCTTTCGAGCTGGTACATGACAAAATACCCGCTACTCTGATAGCAGATTCTGCTGCTGCTGCATTAATGAAAGAAAGTCGTGTGAGTGCTGTTATTGTTGGAGCAGATCGTGTAGCAGCAAATG GTGATACTGCTTACAAAATTGGAACCTATAGCCTTGCCTTATGTGCAATGCATCATCACATCCCGTTTTATGTTGCTGCACCGCTTACTTCCATTGACTTATATCTTTCCTCCGGAGAAGAAATTGTCATCGAGGAAAGATCCGCAAAGGAGTTATTGCATTCACAGGGAGGACTTGGTGAGCAAGTTGCTGCATCAGGGATCTTGGTTTGGAACCCTGCTTTTGATGTAACCCCTGCCTATCTAATAACTG GGTGTCATTACTAA
- the LOC107929940 gene encoding protein trichome birefringence-like 16 isoform X1 yields the protein MRLRMKGTPYKMRWRAKELSLALIILVCTTIFILTWDRSPTLTSTLPSKNQLQLSPEYRDKTVPVDPKTHVKEDISTLTRSETVNNKEGQHVDKTRSTNTAKSSSDFEEVTIQKKEAAAKHKHSPKREETNVIESGSDSKLIAETNNVILRGNTSEQEEKSMEHQACDYRKGKWVIDDRRPLYSGHGCKQWLAPMWACRMMQRQDFAFEKLRWQPKDCEMEEFEGSKFLKRMKDKTLAFVGDSLGRQQFQSLMCMITAGKNSPDVLDVGKDYGLVIPPGGKRPNGWAYRFPSTNTTVLYYWSSTLCDLEPLNILNPQTEYAMHLDRPPAFLRDFLDRIDVLVLNSGHHWNRGKLKANKWIMYVGGEPNTNRRIADMGSAKNFTIHSTLKWLNSQLPKHPHLKAFYRSISPRHFVNGDWNSGGSCNNTIPMSIGKEVLQEESTDQSAANAVRGTRIALLDITALSQVRDEGHISRFSLTASPGVQDCLHWCLPGVPDTWNEILFALI from the exons ATGCGCCTCAG GATGAAGGGAACCCCTTACAAAATGAGGTGGAGGGCTAAAGAACTCTCTCTGGCTCTCATTATTCTTGTTTGTACGACTATTTTTATTTTGACATGGGACAGAAGTCCAACACTTACTTCAACCCTGCCATCAAAAAATCAGTTGCAGCTCTCTCCAG AATATAGGGA TAAAACTGTACCAGTAGATCCCAAAACACATGTGAAAGAAGATATTTCTACATTGACACGGAGTGAAACAGTAAATAACAAAGAGGGACAACATGTGGATAAGACACGTTCTACCAATACTGCCAAAAGTTCTTCAGACTTTGAAGAAGTTACCATTCAGAAGAAAG AAGCAGCAGCAAAACACAAACACAGTCCCAAAAGAGAAGAAACTAATGTTATTGAAAGTGGATCAGACTCAAAACTGATAGCAGAAACAAACAATGTAATTTTAAGAGGAAACACTTcagaacaagaagaaaaaagtATGGAACATCAAG CCTGTGATTACAGAAAAGGGAAATGGGTTATAGATGATAGGCGACCTTTGTATTCCGGGCATGGTTGTAAGCAGTGGCTAGCACCAATGTGGGCTTGTCGTATGATGCAGCGTCAAGATTTTGCCTTTGAGAAGCTAAGATGGCAACCAAAAGACTGTGAAATGGAAGAATTTGAAGGGTCGAAGTTCTTAAAAAG GATGAAAGACAAAACTCTAGCTTTTGTTGGAGATTCATTAGGTAGGCAGCAGTTTCAGTCTCTAATGTGCATGATCACAGCCGGTAAGAATAGCCCAGATGTCCTCGATGTCGGCAAGGATTATGGACTTGTCATACCACCTGGTGGTAAACGTCCTAACGGTTGGGCTTATCGGTTTCCTAGCACTAACACTACTGTCCTTTACTATTGGTCTTCAACCCTCTGTGATTTGGAACCTCTCAATATCCTGAACCCACAAACAGAATACGCAATGCATCTTGATCGACCTCCTGCATTTTTACGTGACTTTCTCGACAGAATTGATGTCTTGGTTCTAAACTCGGGGCATCACTGGAATCGAGGGAAACTTAAGGCTAACAAGTGGATCATGTATGTCGGGGGCGAACCCAACACCAACAGGAGGATAGCCGATATGGGAAGTGCCAAGAACTTCACGATCCACAGCACTCTTAAATGGCTAAACTCTCAACTCCCGAAACATCCTCATCTAAAAGCCTTTTATCGGAGCATCTCCCCTAGGCACTTCGTAAATGGGGACTGGAACAGCGGAGGGAGCTGTAACAACACTATTCCAATGTCCATCGGTAAAGAAGTATTACAAGAAGAGTCTACTGATCAAAGTGCTGCCAATGCTGTGAGGGGTACAAGGATTGCACTTCTCGACATAACAGCATTGTCTCAGGTAAGAGACGAGGGTCACATATCTCGGTTCAGTCTTACGGCATCACCCGGTGTCCAAGACTGCTTACATTGGTGTTTGCCCGGTGTACCCGACACATGGAACGAGATCCTCTTTGCactaatttag
- the LOC107929940 gene encoding protein trichome birefringence-like 16 isoform X5, whose protein sequence is MRLRMKGTPYKMRWRAKELSLALIILVCTTIFILTWDRSPTLTSTLPSKNQLQLSPEAAAKHKHSPKREETNVIESGSDSKLIAETNNVILRGNTSEQEEKSMEHQACDYRKGKWVIDDRRPLYSGHGCKQWLAPMWACRMMQRQDFAFEKLRWQPKDCEMEEFEGSKFLKRMKDKTLAFVGDSLGRQQFQSLMCMITAGKNSPDVLDVGKDYGLVIPPGGKRPNGWAYRFPSTNTTVLYYWSSTLCDLEPLNILNPQTEYAMHLDRPPAFLRDFLDRIDVLVLNSGHHWNRGKLKANKWIMYVGGEPNTNRRIADMGSAKNFTIHSTLKWLNSQLPKHPHLKAFYRSISPRHFVNGDWNSGGSCNNTIPMSIGKEVLQEESTDQSAANAVRGTRIALLDITALSQVRDEGHISRFSLTASPGVQDCLHWCLPGVPDTWNEILFALI, encoded by the exons ATGCGCCTCAG GATGAAGGGAACCCCTTACAAAATGAGGTGGAGGGCTAAAGAACTCTCTCTGGCTCTCATTATTCTTGTTTGTACGACTATTTTTATTTTGACATGGGACAGAAGTCCAACACTTACTTCAACCCTGCCATCAAAAAATCAGTTGCAGCTCTCTCCAG AAGCAGCAGCAAAACACAAACACAGTCCCAAAAGAGAAGAAACTAATGTTATTGAAAGTGGATCAGACTCAAAACTGATAGCAGAAACAAACAATGTAATTTTAAGAGGAAACACTTcagaacaagaagaaaaaagtATGGAACATCAAG CCTGTGATTACAGAAAAGGGAAATGGGTTATAGATGATAGGCGACCTTTGTATTCCGGGCATGGTTGTAAGCAGTGGCTAGCACCAATGTGGGCTTGTCGTATGATGCAGCGTCAAGATTTTGCCTTTGAGAAGCTAAGATGGCAACCAAAAGACTGTGAAATGGAAGAATTTGAAGGGTCGAAGTTCTTAAAAAG GATGAAAGACAAAACTCTAGCTTTTGTTGGAGATTCATTAGGTAGGCAGCAGTTTCAGTCTCTAATGTGCATGATCACAGCCGGTAAGAATAGCCCAGATGTCCTCGATGTCGGCAAGGATTATGGACTTGTCATACCACCTGGTGGTAAACGTCCTAACGGTTGGGCTTATCGGTTTCCTAGCACTAACACTACTGTCCTTTACTATTGGTCTTCAACCCTCTGTGATTTGGAACCTCTCAATATCCTGAACCCACAAACAGAATACGCAATGCATCTTGATCGACCTCCTGCATTTTTACGTGACTTTCTCGACAGAATTGATGTCTTGGTTCTAAACTCGGGGCATCACTGGAATCGAGGGAAACTTAAGGCTAACAAGTGGATCATGTATGTCGGGGGCGAACCCAACACCAACAGGAGGATAGCCGATATGGGAAGTGCCAAGAACTTCACGATCCACAGCACTCTTAAATGGCTAAACTCTCAACTCCCGAAACATCCTCATCTAAAAGCCTTTTATCGGAGCATCTCCCCTAGGCACTTCGTAAATGGGGACTGGAACAGCGGAGGGAGCTGTAACAACACTATTCCAATGTCCATCGGTAAAGAAGTATTACAAGAAGAGTCTACTGATCAAAGTGCTGCCAATGCTGTGAGGGGTACAAGGATTGCACTTCTCGACATAACAGCATTGTCTCAGGTAAGAGACGAGGGTCACATATCTCGGTTCAGTCTTACGGCATCACCCGGTGTCCAAGACTGCTTACATTGGTGTTTGCCCGGTGTACCCGACACATGGAACGAGATCCTCTTTGCactaatttag
- the LOC107929940 gene encoding protein trichome birefringence-like 16 isoform X2, producing the protein MRLRMKGTPYKMRWRAKELSLALIILVCTTIFILTWDRSPTLTSTLPSKNQLQLSPDIKTVPVDPKTHVKEDISTLTRSETVNNKEGQHVDKTRSTNTAKSSSDFEEVTIQKKEAAAKHKHSPKREETNVIESGSDSKLIAETNNVILRGNTSEQEEKSMEHQACDYRKGKWVIDDRRPLYSGHGCKQWLAPMWACRMMQRQDFAFEKLRWQPKDCEMEEFEGSKFLKRMKDKTLAFVGDSLGRQQFQSLMCMITAGKNSPDVLDVGKDYGLVIPPGGKRPNGWAYRFPSTNTTVLYYWSSTLCDLEPLNILNPQTEYAMHLDRPPAFLRDFLDRIDVLVLNSGHHWNRGKLKANKWIMYVGGEPNTNRRIADMGSAKNFTIHSTLKWLNSQLPKHPHLKAFYRSISPRHFVNGDWNSGGSCNNTIPMSIGKEVLQEESTDQSAANAVRGTRIALLDITALSQVRDEGHISRFSLTASPGVQDCLHWCLPGVPDTWNEILFALI; encoded by the exons ATGCGCCTCAG GATGAAGGGAACCCCTTACAAAATGAGGTGGAGGGCTAAAGAACTCTCTCTGGCTCTCATTATTCTTGTTTGTACGACTATTTTTATTTTGACATGGGACAGAAGTCCAACACTTACTTCAACCCTGCCATCAAAAAATCAGTTGCAGCTCTCTCCAG ATATTAAAACTGTACCAGTAGATCCCAAAACACATGTGAAAGAAGATATTTCTACATTGACACGGAGTGAAACAGTAAATAACAAAGAGGGACAACATGTGGATAAGACACGTTCTACCAATACTGCCAAAAGTTCTTCAGACTTTGAAGAAGTTACCATTCAGAAGAAAG AAGCAGCAGCAAAACACAAACACAGTCCCAAAAGAGAAGAAACTAATGTTATTGAAAGTGGATCAGACTCAAAACTGATAGCAGAAACAAACAATGTAATTTTAAGAGGAAACACTTcagaacaagaagaaaaaagtATGGAACATCAAG CCTGTGATTACAGAAAAGGGAAATGGGTTATAGATGATAGGCGACCTTTGTATTCCGGGCATGGTTGTAAGCAGTGGCTAGCACCAATGTGGGCTTGTCGTATGATGCAGCGTCAAGATTTTGCCTTTGAGAAGCTAAGATGGCAACCAAAAGACTGTGAAATGGAAGAATTTGAAGGGTCGAAGTTCTTAAAAAG GATGAAAGACAAAACTCTAGCTTTTGTTGGAGATTCATTAGGTAGGCAGCAGTTTCAGTCTCTAATGTGCATGATCACAGCCGGTAAGAATAGCCCAGATGTCCTCGATGTCGGCAAGGATTATGGACTTGTCATACCACCTGGTGGTAAACGTCCTAACGGTTGGGCTTATCGGTTTCCTAGCACTAACACTACTGTCCTTTACTATTGGTCTTCAACCCTCTGTGATTTGGAACCTCTCAATATCCTGAACCCACAAACAGAATACGCAATGCATCTTGATCGACCTCCTGCATTTTTACGTGACTTTCTCGACAGAATTGATGTCTTGGTTCTAAACTCGGGGCATCACTGGAATCGAGGGAAACTTAAGGCTAACAAGTGGATCATGTATGTCGGGGGCGAACCCAACACCAACAGGAGGATAGCCGATATGGGAAGTGCCAAGAACTTCACGATCCACAGCACTCTTAAATGGCTAAACTCTCAACTCCCGAAACATCCTCATCTAAAAGCCTTTTATCGGAGCATCTCCCCTAGGCACTTCGTAAATGGGGACTGGAACAGCGGAGGGAGCTGTAACAACACTATTCCAATGTCCATCGGTAAAGAAGTATTACAAGAAGAGTCTACTGATCAAAGTGCTGCCAATGCTGTGAGGGGTACAAGGATTGCACTTCTCGACATAACAGCATTGTCTCAGGTAAGAGACGAGGGTCACATATCTCGGTTCAGTCTTACGGCATCACCCGGTGTCCAAGACTGCTTACATTGGTGTTTGCCCGGTGTACCCGACACATGGAACGAGATCCTCTTTGCactaatttag
- the LOC107929940 gene encoding protein trichome birefringence-like 16 isoform X4, with product MKGTPYKMRWRAKELSLALIILVCTTIFILTWDRSPTLTSTLPSKNQLQLSPDIKTVPVDPKTHVKEDISTLTRSETVNNKEGQHVDKTRSTNTAKSSSDFEEVTIQKKEAAAKHKHSPKREETNVIESGSDSKLIAETNNVILRGNTSEQEEKSMEHQACDYRKGKWVIDDRRPLYSGHGCKQWLAPMWACRMMQRQDFAFEKLRWQPKDCEMEEFEGSKFLKRMKDKTLAFVGDSLGRQQFQSLMCMITAGKNSPDVLDVGKDYGLVIPPGGKRPNGWAYRFPSTNTTVLYYWSSTLCDLEPLNILNPQTEYAMHLDRPPAFLRDFLDRIDVLVLNSGHHWNRGKLKANKWIMYVGGEPNTNRRIADMGSAKNFTIHSTLKWLNSQLPKHPHLKAFYRSISPRHFVNGDWNSGGSCNNTIPMSIGKEVLQEESTDQSAANAVRGTRIALLDITALSQVRDEGHISRFSLTASPGVQDCLHWCLPGVPDTWNEILFALI from the exons ATGAAGGGAACCCCTTACAAAATGAGGTGGAGGGCTAAAGAACTCTCTCTGGCTCTCATTATTCTTGTTTGTACGACTATTTTTATTTTGACATGGGACAGAAGTCCAACACTTACTTCAACCCTGCCATCAAAAAATCAGTTGCAGCTCTCTCCAG ATATTAAAACTGTACCAGTAGATCCCAAAACACATGTGAAAGAAGATATTTCTACATTGACACGGAGTGAAACAGTAAATAACAAAGAGGGACAACATGTGGATAAGACACGTTCTACCAATACTGCCAAAAGTTCTTCAGACTTTGAAGAAGTTACCATTCAGAAGAAAG AAGCAGCAGCAAAACACAAACACAGTCCCAAAAGAGAAGAAACTAATGTTATTGAAAGTGGATCAGACTCAAAACTGATAGCAGAAACAAACAATGTAATTTTAAGAGGAAACACTTcagaacaagaagaaaaaagtATGGAACATCAAG CCTGTGATTACAGAAAAGGGAAATGGGTTATAGATGATAGGCGACCTTTGTATTCCGGGCATGGTTGTAAGCAGTGGCTAGCACCAATGTGGGCTTGTCGTATGATGCAGCGTCAAGATTTTGCCTTTGAGAAGCTAAGATGGCAACCAAAAGACTGTGAAATGGAAGAATTTGAAGGGTCGAAGTTCTTAAAAAG GATGAAAGACAAAACTCTAGCTTTTGTTGGAGATTCATTAGGTAGGCAGCAGTTTCAGTCTCTAATGTGCATGATCACAGCCGGTAAGAATAGCCCAGATGTCCTCGATGTCGGCAAGGATTATGGACTTGTCATACCACCTGGTGGTAAACGTCCTAACGGTTGGGCTTATCGGTTTCCTAGCACTAACACTACTGTCCTTTACTATTGGTCTTCAACCCTCTGTGATTTGGAACCTCTCAATATCCTGAACCCACAAACAGAATACGCAATGCATCTTGATCGACCTCCTGCATTTTTACGTGACTTTCTCGACAGAATTGATGTCTTGGTTCTAAACTCGGGGCATCACTGGAATCGAGGGAAACTTAAGGCTAACAAGTGGATCATGTATGTCGGGGGCGAACCCAACACCAACAGGAGGATAGCCGATATGGGAAGTGCCAAGAACTTCACGATCCACAGCACTCTTAAATGGCTAAACTCTCAACTCCCGAAACATCCTCATCTAAAAGCCTTTTATCGGAGCATCTCCCCTAGGCACTTCGTAAATGGGGACTGGAACAGCGGAGGGAGCTGTAACAACACTATTCCAATGTCCATCGGTAAAGAAGTATTACAAGAAGAGTCTACTGATCAAAGTGCTGCCAATGCTGTGAGGGGTACAAGGATTGCACTTCTCGACATAACAGCATTGTCTCAGGTAAGAGACGAGGGTCACATATCTCGGTTCAGTCTTACGGCATCACCCGGTGTCCAAGACTGCTTACATTGGTGTTTGCCCGGTGTACCCGACACATGGAACGAGATCCTCTTTGCactaatttag
- the LOC107929940 gene encoding protein trichome birefringence-like 16 isoform X3 translates to MKGTPYKMRWRAKELSLALIILVCTTIFILTWDRSPTLTSTLPSKNQLQLSPEYRDKTVPVDPKTHVKEDISTLTRSETVNNKEGQHVDKTRSTNTAKSSSDFEEVTIQKKEAAAKHKHSPKREETNVIESGSDSKLIAETNNVILRGNTSEQEEKSMEHQACDYRKGKWVIDDRRPLYSGHGCKQWLAPMWACRMMQRQDFAFEKLRWQPKDCEMEEFEGSKFLKRMKDKTLAFVGDSLGRQQFQSLMCMITAGKNSPDVLDVGKDYGLVIPPGGKRPNGWAYRFPSTNTTVLYYWSSTLCDLEPLNILNPQTEYAMHLDRPPAFLRDFLDRIDVLVLNSGHHWNRGKLKANKWIMYVGGEPNTNRRIADMGSAKNFTIHSTLKWLNSQLPKHPHLKAFYRSISPRHFVNGDWNSGGSCNNTIPMSIGKEVLQEESTDQSAANAVRGTRIALLDITALSQVRDEGHISRFSLTASPGVQDCLHWCLPGVPDTWNEILFALI, encoded by the exons ATGAAGGGAACCCCTTACAAAATGAGGTGGAGGGCTAAAGAACTCTCTCTGGCTCTCATTATTCTTGTTTGTACGACTATTTTTATTTTGACATGGGACAGAAGTCCAACACTTACTTCAACCCTGCCATCAAAAAATCAGTTGCAGCTCTCTCCAG AATATAGGGA TAAAACTGTACCAGTAGATCCCAAAACACATGTGAAAGAAGATATTTCTACATTGACACGGAGTGAAACAGTAAATAACAAAGAGGGACAACATGTGGATAAGACACGTTCTACCAATACTGCCAAAAGTTCTTCAGACTTTGAAGAAGTTACCATTCAGAAGAAAG AAGCAGCAGCAAAACACAAACACAGTCCCAAAAGAGAAGAAACTAATGTTATTGAAAGTGGATCAGACTCAAAACTGATAGCAGAAACAAACAATGTAATTTTAAGAGGAAACACTTcagaacaagaagaaaaaagtATGGAACATCAAG CCTGTGATTACAGAAAAGGGAAATGGGTTATAGATGATAGGCGACCTTTGTATTCCGGGCATGGTTGTAAGCAGTGGCTAGCACCAATGTGGGCTTGTCGTATGATGCAGCGTCAAGATTTTGCCTTTGAGAAGCTAAGATGGCAACCAAAAGACTGTGAAATGGAAGAATTTGAAGGGTCGAAGTTCTTAAAAAG GATGAAAGACAAAACTCTAGCTTTTGTTGGAGATTCATTAGGTAGGCAGCAGTTTCAGTCTCTAATGTGCATGATCACAGCCGGTAAGAATAGCCCAGATGTCCTCGATGTCGGCAAGGATTATGGACTTGTCATACCACCTGGTGGTAAACGTCCTAACGGTTGGGCTTATCGGTTTCCTAGCACTAACACTACTGTCCTTTACTATTGGTCTTCAACCCTCTGTGATTTGGAACCTCTCAATATCCTGAACCCACAAACAGAATACGCAATGCATCTTGATCGACCTCCTGCATTTTTACGTGACTTTCTCGACAGAATTGATGTCTTGGTTCTAAACTCGGGGCATCACTGGAATCGAGGGAAACTTAAGGCTAACAAGTGGATCATGTATGTCGGGGGCGAACCCAACACCAACAGGAGGATAGCCGATATGGGAAGTGCCAAGAACTTCACGATCCACAGCACTCTTAAATGGCTAAACTCTCAACTCCCGAAACATCCTCATCTAAAAGCCTTTTATCGGAGCATCTCCCCTAGGCACTTCGTAAATGGGGACTGGAACAGCGGAGGGAGCTGTAACAACACTATTCCAATGTCCATCGGTAAAGAAGTATTACAAGAAGAGTCTACTGATCAAAGTGCTGCCAATGCTGTGAGGGGTACAAGGATTGCACTTCTCGACATAACAGCATTGTCTCAGGTAAGAGACGAGGGTCACATATCTCGGTTCAGTCTTACGGCATCACCCGGTGTCCAAGACTGCTTACATTGGTGTTTGCCCGGTGTACCCGACACATGGAACGAGATCCTCTTTGCactaatttag